One Glycine soja cultivar W05 chromosome 7, ASM419377v2, whole genome shotgun sequence genomic window, aatattattttgaatgttattttggttaattctatttgtaatttatgtgaaacataaaaatatatttgttggttgaagtgttgattttttttgcctaagttgaagtattttttgattaaatgAGCTTTGTaggttataattttgaaattatgtaattaaaagtttaatttggtTATGTATATGTagattaaatatttgtgtgagGTTGTCAAATGTTGAATTAGTTTGATATTCAtagtttgtaaatttttttgggttgCTGTATTGTTCAAATTGTTTAGTTGAATGTTGAATTAGGTGATAGTTATAGTTTGAATTAAGATGAATGAAGATCAATGGACATATTACAGTGCGATGTCCACAGAAGTTGATATGGATTTTCGAGATGAAGAAGATTGTGGTGTGAATGAagcacatgttgattgttcagatgcttttaatacttctcaggtaatcATGTTGATCAGTTTTAATTGTTTGGTCTAATGTATGAtttgtgtaaaaattaatatgtcgtGGTTGTGTCCTAGGTCTTTGCAACCCGAGAAGATGTTTTGAAGTGGGCTCGAAcggttgcccatgaaaatgatTTTGTTGCAGTAATTATGAGGTCTGATACATATActggtagcagaggaagaacttcatttgtgttaattgggtgtgaaaggagcgGTAAGTACAAGtgtaggaagaaagaatttgttagaagagacaCAAGCACTAGAAAATGTGGTTGACCCTTTAAGATTCATGGAAAACCAGTGCATGGAGGTGAAGGTTGGGCGGTGAAGCTGATATGTGGGATTCACTACCATGAATTGGCGAagaccttagttggacatccatatgctgGGAGATTGACAGATGGTGAGAAGAATATcattgctgatatgacgaagtcgaatgtgaaaccaagaaacatccTGCTAACATTAAAGGAGCACAACAACAGCAGTTGcaccacaatcaaacaaatctacattgcaagaagtgcatatcgttcttcaatcaAAGAAGATGACATTGAAATGCAACACCTAATGAGGCTCCTTGAACGTGACCAATACATTCATtgacatagattgaaggatgaagatgtggtgtgtgatttgttttggtgtcacccagatgcagttaAGTTATGTAACGCATgtcatcttgttttttttaattgacaatacctacaaaacaaataggtacaggCTCCCATTGCTTGACATTGTGGGGGTGACACCAACCGGGATGACtttctctgctgggtttgcatatttGGAGGGTGAGCGCGTGAACAATCTTGTATAGGCATTGGAACGATTTCGAggtctttttttaagaaacgatCGCCTTCCTGTTGTTATTGTCACAGACAAAGACCTAGCCTTgatgaatgctgtgaaagttgTGTTTCCGGAGTGTAcgaatttgttgtgcaggtttcacatAGACAAGAATGTGAAGGAAAAGTGTAAATCGCTAATTGGTCAGAAGAATGCCTGGGACTACGTAATGGATAGCTGGGGTAACCTGGTAGATTGTCCTTCGGAACAGGAATTCCCTGAGCACCTTCAAAGGTTTCAAGTAGCGTGTTCCCCGTGGCCAATGTTCATTGACTACGTATGTGAGACATGGATTGTCCCACACAAGGAGAAATTTATCTTGGCttggacgaataaggtgatgcacctaggcaatacaacaacaaataggtatttaaatgttttattattttagtcaagtttcttttaatgattgtttggaacattattgttattaatttgtcttctctgttgtgtgttttaaatgtagggttgaatctgctcattGGTCTTTGAAAAGGATATTACAgaatagcgttggagacctcTATAGTTTTTGGGAtgcaatgaacaacatgatgacgCTGCAGCACACTGAAATTAGAGCATCATTCAAAACAAGTACGCATGTCGTTGGTCATGTTTTTaagaaaaccttatacaagaggcttctagGAATGGtgtcaaggtatgctttaaatgaaatttcgGTTGAGTTTGAGCGTGTACGTCATTTGAAAGGCAACCTGTCTTCTTGTGGGTGTGTCTTGAGAACCACACtaggtcttccttgtgcatgcgAGCTACAAAGATATGATGGTGGCAGCATCCCACTGGATGCAGTCCATATGTACTGGAGGAGACTTAATTTTTCAGACCAGGGGCTATGTGAGGCCAAAGTgagcatcaaggaagagattgACAGAATACATAAAAGATTCGAGGAACTTGATGTTTGCGAGAAAGTTACTTTCAAGAGTAAACTCTGAGAATTCACGTTTCCCGATGAGAcctctatgtgccctcctccaACAAAGGTTAAGACGAAAGGTGCCCCGAAAAAGGTAATGAAAAGAAGCGAAAGATCGACAAAGCGTGATTCATCttattgggagtatgttgatgcttatcATTCAGTTCAAAATAGCAACACCTCAGTCAGACCCTGTGCATCATCTTTTGAACCACCGAAGCCAGCAAGGATGATCcccatgttggatcaatttccgCCATTTATGCATGGTTTCATTGAGGATGTTGTTGATGTGAAAGCAGATGATAATTGTGGATATCGGTCAGTTTCCGCTTTGTTAGGTATGGGAGAAGAGTGTTGGGCCATGATGCATAacgaattgattaaagaacttggcaaatgGTCGCAAGACTACATAAAGATCTTTGGTGGCACGGAGAGATATGAACAGTTGAGGTTGTCCCTACACGTGGATGGGTTATCCAAGGTAtgtgttttatgctttttatttacATAAGTAATGTTTACATGAGTGACACGTGTATTTGTTATGTGATTTAGGTTAGTATGGACAaatggatggatataacggatATGGGATATATAATTGCGTCAAGatataatgtaatccttgtatcgttgtcacGACAACACTGCGCACCGAATAATATGCGTTGGTCATGTGTTTGGcagtcattttgttcaggtccaTTGAAAATTCGTTTactcaaataatttcaattattgaatgacttgatttgtttgtttaagttattattgtaatttcacTTACAACAGGTTTATCTGAAAGATCGTTTTCCCTTACCGCCTATGGCAttgttgtggtcaagcaatGCGTGTCCGGAGGCAAAACAACGGCCAACTGCATATGTAGGTAGAATGTAGCAATACTTAAGTCTAATGACAATTAATACAATGCATGTAGACCTAAGCGGACACTAAACTTGTAATATTTATGTATCTATATGTACATTGGATTTATGTTCATGTAATTAATGAATTGTTCCGTGAACAAGTGTTATTGTGTCAAATTGTTATATTTGTGTTGAACTGAATGCTagttatatgtttttaataggccgaaaaccaactttttttatttctggtgCCTCCGTTTGAGGTGCGATTCGATGGAACGGGGtgctgcttttattttttttttggttcctTGACATGCAAACATGCCAAATAGCGGCCCTGGATAGTCTCAAGCGGCTCCcacataattttaagaaaagcccgaacaggggtacttaggtaattaaaacaTGCCAAATAAcatgccaattttttttattctttactgtacgtatacatatatatatatggttaaaatatataatttcataatagttataaattttaacatttaaattacaaattaaattttaataacaaagcaaatttgacaaaaatttggataaattaattttacttcaCTTTCGAAATggtttttcatcaatttttcttctaaaaaaaccaGATGtactgaaaacaaaaaaatagacatgtTTTGGTTATTTCTTTAAAGTTTCTTAGTGACCATAACATTGTATTACTTTAGCATATTTTTTCCAACATGACAATAAGTTTATTTTcaacatgacaattttttttc contains:
- the LOC114420368 gene encoding uncharacterized protein LOC114420368, with amino-acid sequence MSTEVDMDFRDEEDCGVNEAHVDCSDAFNTSQVFATREDVLKWARTVAHENDFVAVIMRSDTYTVHGGEGWAVKLICGIHYHELAKTLVGHPYAGRLTDGEKNIIADMTKYRLPLLDIVGVTPTGMTFSAGFAYLEDKDLALMNAVKVVFPECTNLLCRFHIDKNVKEKCKSLIGQKNAWDYVMDSWGNLVDCPSEQEFPEHLQRVESAHWSLKRILQNSVGDLYSFWDAMNNMMTLQHTEIRASFKTSTHVVGHVFKKTLYKRLLGMVSRYALNEISVEFERVRHLKGNLSSCGCVLRTTLGLPCACELQRYDGGSIPLDAVHMYWRRLNFSDQGLCEAKVSIKEEIDRIHKRFEELDVCEKVTFKSKL
- the LOC114420369 gene encoding uncharacterized protein LOC114420369; this encodes MKRSERSTKRDSSYWEYVDAYHSVQNSNTSVRPCASSFEPPKPARMIPMLDQFPPFMHGFIEDVVDVKADDNCGYRSVSALLGMGEECWAMMHNELIKELGKWSQDYIKIFGGTERYEQLRLSLHVDGLSKVSMDKWMDITDMGYIIASRYNVYLKDRFPLPPMALLWSSNACPEAKQRPTAYVGRM